A stretch of Amycolatopsis balhimycina FH 1894 DNA encodes these proteins:
- a CDS encoding ROK family transcriptional regulator — protein sequence MTTPTSAGELLRLVRTGEATTRKALQTRSGLSRSTLTARLEQLQSAGLLAEGGQEDSTGGRPARQLRFDDRHAVVLAASIDTTHAEAALTDLAGRRLAHRAGALRVADGPEPVLGRIAEWFAAMLAEADRPVCGVGVSVPGPVEGNRVKQPPIMPGWDGYAIDAHLGARFGVPVLADNDANLMALGEHRARYPDTAALVVVKVSTGIGAGLVLGGEVYRGVDGGAGDIGHIRLPGYPEARCACGSLGCLAAVAGGGALAARLTELGLPTTSGSGVRDRIVAGEPAAVRLAEFAGREVGEVLATLVCVVNPGVLVIAGDLAEPHFVAGVREVLYRRALPRATQSLRVEIGGRGEAIGGAVTMVVEAVFAPAAVDSRLAGVTVPTVPSGRSDRLS from the coding sequence ATGACGACGCCGACCAGTGCCGGGGAGCTGCTGCGACTGGTCCGTACGGGTGAGGCGACCACGCGGAAGGCGCTCCAGACGCGCAGCGGGCTGTCGCGCTCGACGCTGACCGCGCGTCTCGAGCAGCTCCAGTCGGCGGGCCTGCTCGCCGAGGGAGGCCAGGAGGACTCGACCGGCGGCCGTCCCGCGCGGCAGCTGCGGTTCGACGACCGGCACGCCGTGGTCCTCGCCGCGAGCATCGACACGACGCACGCCGAGGCCGCGCTCACCGACCTGGCGGGACGGCGGCTGGCGCACCGCGCGGGCGCCCTGCGCGTCGCCGACGGCCCGGAGCCCGTGCTCGGCCGGATCGCGGAGTGGTTCGCGGCGATGCTGGCCGAGGCAGACCGGCCGGTCTGCGGCGTGGGCGTCTCCGTGCCGGGCCCGGTCGAGGGCAACCGCGTCAAGCAGCCGCCGATCATGCCCGGCTGGGACGGCTACGCGATCGACGCTCACCTCGGCGCCCGCTTCGGCGTCCCGGTGCTGGCCGACAACGACGCGAACCTGATGGCGCTCGGCGAGCACCGTGCCCGGTACCCGGACACGGCCGCGCTGGTCGTGGTCAAGGTGTCCACCGGGATCGGCGCCGGGCTGGTCCTCGGCGGCGAGGTGTACCGCGGTGTCGACGGCGGGGCGGGCGACATCGGGCACATCCGGCTGCCCGGGTATCCCGAAGCCCGCTGCGCGTGCGGTTCGCTCGGCTGCCTCGCGGCCGTCGCCGGCGGTGGCGCGCTGGCCGCGCGCCTGACGGAGCTGGGCCTGCCGACGACGTCGGGCTCGGGGGTCCGCGACCGCATCGTGGCCGGCGAACCGGCCGCGGTGCGGCTCGCCGAGTTCGCCGGCCGCGAGGTGGGGGAGGTGCTCGCCACCCTGGTCTGCGTGGTCAACCCCGGGGTGCTGGTGATCGCCGGCGACCTCGCCGAGCCGCACTTCGTGGCCGGCGTCCGCGAGGTGCTCTACCGGCGGGCGCTGCCGCGCGCGACGCAGAGCCTGCGCGTCGAAATCGGCGGCCGCGGCGAAGCGATCGGCGGGGCGGTCACCATGGTGGTGGAGGCGGTGTTCGCGCCGGCCGCCGTGGACAGCCGCCTGGCTGGGGTCACTGTTCCGACTGTCCCGAGTGGACGGAGCGACCGACTTTCGTAG
- a CDS encoding S53 family peptidase, with product MRRSSTLLLSLAVVGGLTAALPATASAQGRQDIPQSHPLWANAQAKVADTAPAAKLSFRVYLNQRDNAGAEALAQAVSDPDSPTYRQFLNPDQVRDRFAASDATVNAVKSWLTGNGFSIGEVPSNRAYVEATGTAGQTEQAFAVDLGKYRVKGQTLRAADKNLSVPANLAGDVLGVVGVDQATNLFKPDHATGSGTPSDVPPGPGFRNARPCSAYYGEKIDTTDPAYNGKQLPYAPCGYTPAQLRSAYGVDKVGADGKGTTIAIVDAFASPTIYSDASTYAKKNDPQHPLKQSQFKQHVFPANPVLEPPDQCDAAGWYGEETLDVEAAHGLAPGADILYVGGESCEDNALDVALNYVIAGHKADIVSNSYGDTGEDIPADEVKVFNQISLQAVLEGIGVYFSSGDNGDEVARLGTPSPDFSASAPWITAVGGTSIAIGKDGKRIFETGWETSKSLLTNGVYGPANYTSGSGGGTSRLFPQPFYQKGVVPDALAKKNQTGNNKGRVVPDISAVGDPNTGFLVGQTQTFPDGAYYDQYRIGGTSLASPVFAGIMAVADSFDHFHHGFINPVIYKLTSRTPAISDVKHVDAAVARVDYANAVDASAGLLHSVRTLDYQGLTIHTTPGYDDVTGLGTPNGWLFLLLV from the coding sequence GTGCGAAGAAGCTCCACCCTGCTCCTTTCGCTCGCGGTGGTGGGTGGCCTCACCGCCGCCCTGCCGGCGACGGCGTCGGCGCAGGGGCGTCAGGACATTCCGCAGTCGCACCCGTTGTGGGCGAACGCGCAGGCGAAGGTCGCCGACACCGCGCCCGCGGCGAAGCTGAGCTTCCGGGTTTACCTGAACCAGCGCGACAACGCCGGTGCCGAGGCGCTGGCCCAGGCCGTTTCCGACCCGGACAGCCCGACCTACCGGCAATTCCTGAACCCCGATCAGGTGCGTGACCGGTTCGCCGCCAGTGACGCGACCGTGAACGCCGTGAAGTCGTGGCTGACCGGCAACGGCTTCAGCATCGGCGAGGTGCCGTCGAACCGCGCCTACGTCGAAGCCACCGGCACCGCCGGCCAGACGGAGCAGGCGTTCGCCGTCGACCTGGGCAAGTACCGGGTCAAGGGCCAGACGCTGCGTGCCGCCGACAAGAACCTGTCGGTGCCCGCGAACCTGGCCGGCGACGTGCTCGGCGTCGTCGGCGTCGACCAGGCGACCAACCTGTTCAAGCCGGACCACGCGACCGGCTCGGGTACGCCGTCGGACGTCCCGCCCGGCCCCGGGTTCCGCAACGCGCGGCCGTGCAGTGCCTACTACGGCGAGAAGATCGACACCACCGATCCCGCCTACAACGGCAAGCAGCTGCCGTACGCGCCCTGCGGCTACACCCCGGCGCAGCTGCGTTCGGCCTACGGCGTCGACAAGGTCGGCGCCGACGGCAAGGGCACCACGATCGCCATCGTGGACGCGTTCGCCTCGCCGACCATCTACTCGGACGCGAGCACGTACGCGAAGAAGAACGACCCGCAGCACCCGCTGAAGCAGAGCCAGTTCAAGCAGCACGTCTTCCCGGCGAACCCGGTCCTCGAGCCGCCGGACCAGTGCGACGCGGCGGGCTGGTACGGCGAGGAGACCCTCGACGTCGAGGCCGCCCACGGTCTCGCGCCGGGCGCCGACATCCTGTACGTCGGCGGGGAGTCCTGCGAGGACAACGCCCTCGACGTGGCGCTGAACTACGTGATCGCCGGCCACAAGGCCGACATCGTGTCGAACTCCTACGGCGACACCGGCGAGGACATCCCGGCCGACGAGGTCAAGGTGTTCAACCAGATCTCGCTGCAGGCGGTGCTCGAAGGCATCGGCGTCTACTTCTCCTCGGGCGACAACGGTGACGAGGTCGCGCGCCTCGGCACGCCGTCGCCGGACTTCTCCGCCTCCGCGCCGTGGATCACCGCGGTCGGCGGCACGTCCATCGCGATCGGCAAGGACGGCAAGCGGATCTTCGAGACCGGCTGGGAGACCAGCAAGTCGCTGCTGACCAACGGCGTCTACGGCCCGGCCAACTACACCAGCGGTTCCGGTGGTGGCACGAGCCGGCTGTTCCCGCAGCCCTTCTACCAGAAGGGCGTCGTGCCGGACGCGCTGGCGAAGAAGAACCAGACCGGCAACAACAAGGGCCGCGTCGTCCCGGACATCTCCGCGGTCGGCGACCCGAACACCGGCTTCCTGGTCGGCCAGACGCAGACCTTCCCGGACGGCGCCTACTACGACCAGTACCGGATCGGCGGCACGAGCCTCGCGTCGCCGGTGTTCGCCGGCATCATGGCGGTGGCCGACAGCTTCGACCACTTCCACCACGGCTTCATCAACCCCGTGATCTACAAGCTGACCTCCCGTACCCCGGCGATCAGCGACGTGAAGCACGTGGACGCCGCCGTGGCTCGTGTCGACTACGCGAACGCCGTCGACGCTTCGGCCGGCCTGCTCCACTCGGTCCGCACCCTGGACTACCAGGGCCTGACCATCCACACCACCCCCGGCTACGACGACGTGACCGGCCTCGGCACGCCCAACGGCTGGCTGTTCCTGCTGCTCGTCTAG
- a CDS encoding sensor histidine kinase has protein sequence MTGLLTAGFALGVTALTLKAAEGTHSALDTALSTTTGFLFLLAGAVAHVRRPANPIGVLIALVGLALFLEDLQFTRNPLLYTIAVPLRAASSPVIAHLVLAFPHGRLRSRWERLLVAAAYLVVLGSGVAGLLADDDPRNLVAISSAAADGAFAHRVLDFVATATSAGVVVVLLYRWLTGRLPQRRLLSPVIAIALSGALTSGVGTALGDGNPLSEPLLQAYRILFCLWPLAFLFGVLRARVGNAEMLRLLLERDGTGLAALVQDDEVWKDSRSIDALDAAAGLVLDNQRLTAELEQRLAEVRASRARLVAAGDEERRRLERDLHDGAQQRLVSVVLLLRLADRRYGAELPTEVRALIGGAVDELQTAITELRELARGIRPAILTEAGLAAAVRSLAARIPMEVGLSVGTVPRLDAAVEATAYFVTSEALTNALKHAQTDRVDVRIAVAGAELRVEVTDRGAGGADVEGGTGLAGLRDRVQALGGELGVRSGPDGTTVCAVIPLAGKP, from the coding sequence ATGACCGGCCTGCTGACCGCCGGTTTCGCGCTCGGCGTCACCGCGCTGACGCTGAAGGCGGCCGAGGGCACCCACTCCGCGCTCGACACCGCGCTCAGCACCACGACCGGGTTCCTGTTCCTGCTCGCGGGCGCGGTCGCGCACGTGCGACGGCCGGCGAACCCGATCGGCGTGCTCATCGCGCTCGTCGGCCTCGCGCTGTTCCTCGAAGACCTGCAGTTCACGCGGAACCCGCTGCTGTACACGATCGCCGTACCGCTGCGCGCCGCGTCCAGCCCGGTGATCGCGCACCTCGTGCTCGCGTTCCCGCACGGACGGCTCCGGTCGCGGTGGGAACGCCTGCTCGTGGCCGCGGCCTACCTGGTGGTACTCGGCTCGGGCGTGGCCGGCCTGCTGGCCGACGACGACCCGCGCAACCTGGTGGCGATCTCGTCCGCCGCGGCCGATGGCGCCTTCGCCCACCGCGTGCTGGACTTCGTCGCGACGGCGACCAGCGCCGGTGTGGTCGTCGTGCTGCTCTACCGGTGGCTGACCGGGCGGCTGCCGCAGCGGCGGCTGCTGTCGCCGGTGATCGCCATCGCGTTGTCCGGCGCGCTGACGTCCGGCGTGGGCACGGCACTCGGCGACGGGAACCCGCTTTCCGAGCCGCTGCTGCAGGCGTACCGGATCCTGTTCTGCCTGTGGCCCCTGGCGTTCCTGTTCGGGGTGCTGCGCGCCCGGGTCGGCAACGCCGAGATGCTCCGGCTGCTGCTGGAACGCGACGGCACCGGGCTGGCCGCGCTGGTGCAGGACGACGAGGTGTGGAAGGACAGCCGGTCGATCGACGCGCTCGACGCCGCGGCCGGGCTGGTGCTGGACAACCAGCGGCTCACCGCCGAGCTGGAGCAGCGGCTGGCCGAGGTGCGGGCGTCGCGGGCGCGGCTGGTCGCGGCGGGCGACGAGGAGCGCCGCCGTCTGGAGCGGGACCTGCACGACGGCGCCCAGCAGCGGCTGGTCAGCGTCGTGCTGCTGCTGCGGCTGGCGGACCGCCGGTACGGCGCCGAGCTGCCCACCGAGGTCCGGGCCCTGATCGGCGGCGCGGTCGACGAGCTGCAGACGGCGATCACCGAACTGCGGGAGCTGGCGCGCGGCATCCGGCCGGCGATCCTCACCGAAGCGGGCCTGGCCGCGGCGGTCCGGTCGCTGGCCGCCCGCATCCCGATGGAGGTGGGGCTGTCGGTCGGCACCGTGCCGCGCCTCGACGCGGCGGTGGAGGCGACGGCGTACTTCGTGACGTCGGAGGCGTTGACGAACGCCCTCAAGCACGCCCAGACCGACCGCGTCGACGTCCGGATCGCGGTGGCGGGCGCCGAGCTGCGGGTGGAGGTGACGGACCGGGGCGCGGGCGGCGCGGACGTCGAGGGCGGCACGGGACTCGCCGGGCTGCGCGACCGGGTCCAGGCCCTCGGCGGCGAGCTCGGGGTGCGAAGCGGCCCGGACGGCACCACCGTGTGCGCGGTGATCCCCCTGGCCGGAAAGCCGTGA